Proteins encoded by one window of Paraburkholderia terrae:
- the hpnI gene encoding bacteriohopanetetrol glucosamine biosynthesis glycosyltransferase HpnI, with protein MVTSALFSTATLLHVGVALHALAYFCGACAAFGIAYTVTAIVLIGSFFARRSIEAPSYPPVTVIKPLRGMETALLSNLVSFCEQCYPGAVQYLFGVHDPDDPALEVIEKLRRLHPDAHISVVADSKLHGSNRKVSNLLNMLPSAVHDFFVFADSDVSVGRDYLRRIMDELQAESVGLVTCAYVGVPDPGFWPRLSARAVDYQFLPGVAMGLALGLAKPCFGQTIAIRRETLDAIGGLRQFSNFLAEDHAIGAAVRATGKKVVIPGFVIGHACTESTASRLFEHELRWSRTIRGIDPLGHFGSALSYPVALSVFALLLSGASIWSIWLLVTALCARVLLQIRIDTMLRRPVRDFWLLPLWDFIAFAILCASFLSSRVVWRGISFDVDRRGLLKNTPANESRHSSR; from the coding sequence ATGGTGACGAGTGCCTTGTTTTCGACCGCAACCTTGCTGCATGTCGGAGTTGCGTTACATGCGCTCGCATATTTTTGTGGTGCCTGTGCGGCATTCGGAATCGCCTATACCGTCACGGCCATCGTGCTGATAGGTTCTTTTTTTGCGCGACGTTCCATCGAGGCTCCCAGCTATCCCCCTGTCACAGTGATCAAGCCCCTGCGCGGTATGGAAACAGCGCTGCTATCTAACCTTGTGAGCTTTTGCGAACAGTGCTATCCGGGGGCCGTGCAATACCTCTTCGGAGTTCATGATCCTGACGATCCCGCACTAGAGGTCATCGAGAAACTTCGGCGTCTTCACCCGGACGCACATATCTCCGTGGTCGCCGATAGCAAGTTGCACGGCTCAAACCGGAAAGTGAGCAATCTGCTCAACATGCTTCCTTCAGCGGTTCATGATTTCTTCGTTTTTGCAGACAGTGACGTCTCGGTGGGACGAGATTACCTTCGCAGAATAATGGACGAACTGCAGGCGGAAAGCGTGGGTCTTGTGACATGCGCATACGTTGGCGTACCCGATCCAGGCTTTTGGCCGAGGCTTTCAGCGAGAGCCGTCGATTATCAGTTCTTGCCCGGCGTCGCGATGGGTCTCGCGCTTGGTCTTGCCAAGCCGTGTTTCGGGCAGACTATCGCGATACGTCGTGAAACACTGGATGCGATTGGCGGCCTTCGTCAATTTTCCAATTTCCTTGCGGAGGATCACGCCATTGGGGCCGCAGTACGCGCGACAGGAAAAAAGGTGGTCATCCCTGGATTCGTGATCGGACATGCCTGCACGGAATCCACGGCTTCTCGTCTTTTCGAACATGAGTTGCGCTGGAGCAGGACGATCCGCGGGATCGATCCCCTCGGCCATTTCGGTTCGGCGCTGAGTTATCCCGTCGCACTGTCAGTATTCGCGCTATTGCTCTCGGGGGCGTCGATATGGTCAATCTGGTTGCTTGTCACGGCCTTGTGCGCGAGAGTGTTATTGCAGATCCGCATCGATACCATGCTGAGGCGGCCGGTTCGCGATTTTTGGCTCTTGCCATTGTGGGATTTCATTGCTTTCGCCATACTTTGCGCAAGCTTTCTGTCGTCAAGAGTTGTATGGCGAGGCATAAGTTTCGATGTTGACCGCCGTGGATTGTTGAAAAACACACCGGCCAATGAATCTCGTCATTCATCTCGATGA